A section of the Saccharopolyspora gregorii genome encodes:
- a CDS encoding PPOX class F420-dependent oxidoreductase encodes MAPSIATNDRVEFPELLEFVRPRHRALLVTERASGRPQISPVTCGVDGQGRIVVSTYPERAKAVNVRRSGRVSVCVLSDEFNGPWVQVDGSAEVVDPPESVEPLVEYFRCISGEHPDWDEYREAMRKQGKSLIRVSIESWGPIATGGFPARLAE; translated from the coding sequence GTGGCCCCCAGCATCGCCACCAATGATCGGGTCGAGTTCCCGGAGCTGTTGGAGTTCGTGCGTCCGCGTCATCGTGCGTTGCTGGTGACGGAGCGGGCGTCGGGTCGTCCGCAGATCTCGCCGGTGACGTGCGGGGTGGACGGGCAGGGGCGGATCGTGGTGTCGACGTATCCGGAGCGGGCGAAGGCGGTGAACGTGCGCCGGTCGGGCCGGGTGTCGGTGTGCGTGCTCTCGGATGAGTTCAACGGTCCGTGGGTGCAGGTGGACGGTTCGGCGGAGGTGGTGGATCCGCCGGAGAGCGTGGAGCCGCTGGTGGAGTACTTCCGGTGCATCTCGGGTGAGCATCCGGATTGGGACGAGTACCGGGAGGCGATGCGCAAGCAGGGCAAGTCGCTGATCCGGGTGTCGATCGAGTCGTGGGGTCCGATCGCGACGGGTGGTTTTCCGGCGCGGTTGGCGGAGTGA
- a CDS encoding molybdopterin-dependent oxidoreductase produces MHPTRPPRLTPTAATWCGLAAATTAIGTGHLTAALLEPRSSPFLAIGNAAIDRTPEPVKHFAITTFGQADKTALLTGMALVLALLAATAGLLSRRDPRPGTALIAATGLLATAAVLSRPDIGTAGLLAPLVATLTGIAAFHALHRTAPTTTTPPPPPAHDPHDTLEEPLDPALPPETTHPDRRRFLTTSAAVATTAGLTATTGALLPGGPDTDTARRTIARALPPAGPPTPGTDFADAGTPTFITPNDDFYRVDTALSIPRIDLADWRLRVHGMVERELDLDFTALRRFPQTTRTITMTCVSNEIGGPYTSTAEFTGVPIRDVLLAAGIRPGAEQVFSTSTDGFTAGTPTDALLEPERGALLAYGMNGQPLPAAHGYPVRMVTPGLYGYVSATKWLTDLELTTFDKQAYWIQRGWGRLAPIKVQSRIDTPGGFGRIPAGRTTIAGTAWAQPIGIERVEVRADGGPWHTARLSTEVNPHTWRMWRCELDLPPGGHTIECRATDHHGTTQTPRRAPVLPDGATGWHSVFCTTR; encoded by the coding sequence GTGCACCCGACCCGCCCACCCCGGCTCACCCCCACCGCGGCCACCTGGTGCGGCCTCGCAGCCGCCACCACTGCCATCGGCACCGGACACCTCACCGCCGCACTCCTCGAACCCCGCTCCTCCCCCTTCCTCGCCATCGGCAACGCCGCCATCGACCGCACCCCCGAACCCGTCAAGCACTTCGCCATCACCACCTTCGGCCAAGCCGACAAAACCGCCCTGCTCACCGGCATGGCCCTCGTCCTCGCACTCCTCGCCGCCACCGCCGGACTCCTCTCCCGCCGCGACCCCCGACCCGGCACCGCCCTCATCGCCGCCACCGGACTCCTCGCCACCGCCGCCGTGCTCTCCCGCCCCGACATCGGCACCGCAGGCCTCCTCGCGCCCCTCGTCGCCACCCTCACCGGCATCGCCGCCTTCCACGCCCTGCACCGCACCGCACCCACCACCACGACCCCACCACCGCCACCCGCCCACGACCCGCACGACACCCTCGAAGAACCCCTCGACCCCGCACTCCCACCCGAAACCACCCACCCCGACCGGCGCCGCTTCCTCACCACCTCCGCCGCCGTCGCCACCACCGCAGGCCTCACCGCCACCACCGGCGCACTCCTGCCCGGCGGCCCCGACACCGACACCGCCCGCCGCACCATCGCCCGCGCACTCCCACCCGCCGGCCCCCCGACCCCCGGCACCGACTTCGCCGACGCGGGCACCCCCACCTTCATCACCCCGAACGACGACTTCTACCGAGTCGACACCGCGCTGAGCATCCCCCGCATCGACCTCGCCGACTGGCGACTGCGCGTGCACGGCATGGTCGAACGCGAACTCGACCTCGACTTCACCGCACTGCGCCGATTCCCCCAGACCACCCGCACCATCACCATGACCTGCGTCTCCAACGAAATCGGCGGCCCCTACACCTCCACCGCCGAATTCACCGGCGTCCCCATCCGCGACGTCCTCCTCGCCGCCGGAATCCGCCCCGGAGCCGAACAGGTCTTCAGCACCAGCACCGACGGATTCACCGCCGGAACACCCACCGACGCACTCCTCGAACCCGAACGCGGCGCCCTGCTCGCCTACGGCATGAACGGCCAACCCCTCCCCGCCGCCCACGGCTACCCCGTCCGCATGGTCACCCCCGGCCTCTACGGCTACGTCTCCGCCACCAAATGGCTCACCGACCTCGAACTCACCACCTTCGACAAGCAGGCCTACTGGATCCAACGCGGCTGGGGACGCCTCGCCCCCATCAAGGTCCAATCCCGCATCGACACCCCCGGCGGATTCGGCCGCATCCCCGCCGGCCGCACCACCATCGCCGGCACCGCCTGGGCCCAACCCATCGGCATCGAACGCGTCGAAGTCCGCGCCGACGGCGGACCGTGGCACACCGCCCGACTGTCCACGGAGGTCAACCCCCACACCTGGCGGATGTGGCGCTGCGAACTCGACCTCCCACCCGGCGGCCACACCATCGAATGCCGCGCCACCGACCACCACGGCACCACCCAAACCCCCCGCCGCGCCCCCGTCCTCCCCGACGGCGCCACCGGCTGGCACTCCGTCTTCTGCACCACCCGCTGA
- a CDS encoding fasciclin domain-containing protein: protein MTIRRRAAAITGTTAALALALTACGQGQQNDTPAAQEPAPAPAPAPTADGVTTADDVFGPACSQVPSDPNDPGSVQGMIDDTVGTAASNNPLLTKLTAAVQAAGLGDTLNKGDANYTVFAPADPAFDAVPADTLNALLTDPAQKQQLTDLLTYHVVPQRMDADGIAQAGKLPTAQGGELTVEGSGDNLKINGASVLCGNVPTANATVFVVDKVLMPGK from the coding sequence ATGACGATCCGCCGCCGCGCCGCAGCGATCACCGGCACCACCGCCGCCCTCGCCCTCGCCCTCACCGCCTGCGGACAAGGCCAGCAGAACGACACCCCCGCCGCGCAGGAACCCGCCCCCGCACCCGCACCGGCCCCCACCGCCGACGGCGTCACCACCGCCGACGACGTCTTCGGCCCCGCCTGCTCCCAGGTCCCCAGCGACCCCAACGACCCCGGCTCCGTCCAGGGCATGATCGACGACACGGTCGGCACCGCCGCGAGCAACAACCCCCTGCTCACCAAGCTCACCGCCGCCGTCCAGGCCGCCGGGCTCGGCGACACCCTCAACAAGGGCGACGCCAACTACACCGTCTTCGCCCCCGCCGACCCCGCCTTCGACGCCGTCCCCGCCGACACCCTCAACGCCCTGCTCACCGACCCCGCCCAGAAGCAGCAGCTCACCGACCTGCTCACCTACCACGTCGTCCCCCAGCGGATGGACGCCGACGGCATCGCCCAGGCCGGCAAGCTCCCCACCGCCCAAGGCGGCGAACTCACCGTCGAAGGAAGCGGCGACAACCTCAAGATCAACGGCGCCTCCGTGCTGTGCGGCAACGTCCCCACCGCCAACGCCACCGTCTTCGTCGTCGACAAGGTCCTCATGCCCGGCAAGTGA
- a CDS encoding phytoene/squalene synthase family protein, giving the protein MPNRELRRPARETSPAARRELDAAGIHDPALRAAYTRCRALNAEHGRTYFLATRLLPTADRPAVHALYGFARWADDIVDDTTTPTDTRERELHHLDAALHRALHHGSTDHPALAAVADTAHRYRLPTTLFTDFMRSMRMDLRITEYPTRAALDDYVHGSAGVIGLQVLPVLGTTGPREHAAPHAAALGFAFQLTNFLRDVGEDLDRGRVYLPADELAAFGVDTDRLHWCRRNGRPDAPVRRALSDQVARTRALYRSAEPGIALLHPAARPCVRTAHLLYGEILDLIVESGYQVFGHRLAVPTSRRLGVAAPRMLTALTTRALRSRR; this is encoded by the coding sequence GTGCCGAACCGAGAACTCCGGCGCCCCGCCCGAGAAACCTCACCAGCGGCGCGGCGCGAACTCGACGCCGCAGGCATCCACGACCCCGCCCTCCGCGCCGCCTACACCCGCTGCCGCGCCCTCAACGCCGAACACGGCCGCACCTACTTCCTCGCCACCCGGCTCCTCCCCACCGCCGACCGCCCCGCCGTGCACGCCCTCTACGGATTCGCCCGCTGGGCCGACGACATCGTCGACGACACCACCACCCCCACCGACACCCGCGAACGCGAACTCCACCACCTCGACGCCGCCCTGCACCGCGCCCTCCACCACGGCAGCACCGACCACCCCGCCCTCGCCGCCGTCGCCGACACCGCCCACCGCTACCGGCTCCCCACCACCCTGTTCACCGACTTCATGCGCTCCATGCGAATGGACCTGCGCATCACCGAATACCCCACCCGAGCCGCACTCGACGACTACGTCCACGGCTCCGCCGGAGTCATCGGCCTGCAAGTCCTCCCCGTCCTCGGCACCACCGGCCCCCGCGAACACGCCGCGCCCCACGCCGCCGCACTCGGATTCGCCTTCCAGCTCACCAACTTCCTCCGCGACGTCGGTGAAGACCTCGACCGCGGCCGCGTCTACCTCCCCGCCGACGAACTCGCCGCCTTCGGCGTCGACACCGACCGGCTGCACTGGTGCCGCCGAAACGGACGCCCCGACGCACCCGTCCGCCGCGCCCTCAGCGACCAGGTCGCCCGCACCCGCGCCCTCTACCGCAGCGCCGAACCCGGCATCGCCCTCCTGCACCCCGCAGCCCGCCCCTGCGTGCGCACCGCACACCTGCTCTACGGCGAAATCCTCGACCTCATCGTCGAATCCGGCTACCAGGTCTTCGGCCACCGCCTCGCCGTACCCACCAGCCGACGCCTCGGCGTCGCCGCACCCCGCATGCTCACCGCACTCACCACCCGAGCCCTGCGGAGCCGCCGATGA
- a CDS encoding class I SAM-dependent methyltransferase codes for MNPRVTTLFDRGGRDYDALVAANPGYHRDLHRSARRLRIPGDGHGLHLLDLGCGTGASTRALHRALPAATITAVDGSARMLARAREKPWPTTVRFVHADAHDLPDAGVHGPFDGILAAYLLRNLPDPDAGLRLLHDLLRPGAPLAVHDYSLPRRRADRLLWHAVCWSVIIPAGRWVTGDTALYRYLWRSALDFDSPPELTARMRRTGFTGVRVEPMSGWQRTLTHTFLGRRPVA; via the coding sequence ATGAACCCCCGGGTCACCACCCTGTTCGACCGCGGCGGCCGCGACTACGACGCCCTCGTCGCCGCCAACCCCGGCTACCACCGCGACCTGCACCGCTCCGCCCGACGCCTCCGCATCCCCGGCGACGGCCACGGCCTCCACCTGCTCGACCTCGGCTGCGGCACCGGCGCCTCCACCCGCGCCCTGCACCGAGCGCTGCCCGCCGCCACCATCACCGCCGTCGACGGATCCGCCCGCATGCTCGCCCGCGCCCGCGAGAAGCCCTGGCCCACCACCGTCCGCTTCGTCCACGCCGACGCCCACGACCTCCCCGACGCCGGCGTGCACGGCCCGTTCGACGGCATCCTCGCCGCCTACCTGCTGCGCAACCTCCCCGACCCGGACGCCGGACTCCGCCTGCTGCACGACCTGCTCCGGCCCGGAGCACCGCTGGCCGTGCACGACTACTCGCTGCCCCGGCGCCGCGCCGACCGGCTGCTGTGGCACGCCGTGTGCTGGAGCGTGATCATCCCCGCCGGGCGGTGGGTCACCGGCGACACCGCGCTCTACCGCTACCTGTGGCGCAGCGCCCTCGACTTCGACTCCCCACCGGAACTCACCGCGCGGATGCGCCGCACCGGGTTCACCGGCGTGCGCGTCGAACCCATGTCCGGCTGGCAGCGCACCCTCACCCACACCTTCCTCGGGAGGAGACCCGTTGCGTGA